A region of Streptomyces sp. NBC_01750 DNA encodes the following proteins:
- a CDS encoding TetR/AcrR family transcriptional regulator C-terminal ligand-binding domain-containing protein — protein sequence MTARRGDAGDAVQAVSDRRSAMALSLLEQARKQGELRADADADADPETVLGQVAGALYHRVLVTGRPRDAVYVDRLVGGVLRGVRALRP from the coding sequence GTGACGGCTCGCCGCGGCGATGCGGGCGACGCTGTCCAAGCGGTGTCCGACCGGCGTAGTGCCATGGCCCTGTCACTGCTCGAACAGGCCCGGAAGCAGGGGGAGTTGCGTGCCGATGCCGATGCCGATGCCGATCCGGAGACGGTCCTGGGTCAGGTGGCCGGCGCTCTGTACCACCGCGTGCTGGTCACCGGCCGGCCGAGGGACGCGGTCTACGTGGACCGCCTGGTGGGCGGCGTGCTCAGGGGCGTACGAGCCTTGCGGCCCTGA
- a CDS encoding glycoside hydrolase family 88 protein, protein MKRLTILLLAATLAGSTLAAVPVPVPAAANPAAPAAAPVRYEAEDAAISLGAVESNHAGFTGSGFVNYEHAAGSQVEFTVDSAQSGNATLGLRFANGTSADRPLDITVNGQLIADDLAFPATGSWTGWRTKNLTAELRAGTNTVRASSATASGGPNLDSLTVGDDGSAVTDWSVAMVESTMARYSPSAVGGWSYPVGLYLYGQYLVYQRTQDARYLNYIKSYVDRFVDGSGNIGQSFNNLDSMQAGRLLNILHHETGQARYEKAAQKIRNRLNSYPRTADGGFWHSTSDSRRSQLWADGVYMVNPFLVEYGKEFGDSTYTDNEATRQLAVYGGRLQVANGLLKHAFDESRDAGWSDPKTGLAPEHWCRAIGWYSMAIVNVLDAVPAGHPRRAELLRLLQKLAAGLEKYQDPATGRWFQVVDKGSHSDNWTETSCSSMFTFALSRSAQQGYIDAHYAQVARRGYEGVLAKVELGGDGRTNLTDISIGTNVGNYSYYIKRDRKTNDFHGLGAFLIMNEQLRAR, encoded by the coding sequence ATGAAGCGACTAACGATTCTGCTGCTGGCGGCCACGCTCGCGGGCAGCACACTCGCCGCCGTGCCCGTGCCCGTGCCCGCGGCCGCGAATCCCGCGGCCCCCGCGGCGGCGCCCGTTCGGTACGAGGCCGAGGACGCCGCCATCAGCCTCGGTGCCGTCGAGAGCAACCACGCCGGATTCACCGGCTCCGGATTTGTCAACTATGAGCATGCGGCCGGCTCGCAGGTCGAATTCACGGTGGACTCCGCACAGAGCGGAAATGCCACGCTGGGCCTGAGATTCGCCAACGGGACATCCGCCGACCGGCCGCTCGACATCACTGTCAACGGCCAACTGATCGCCGATGACCTCGCTTTTCCCGCCACCGGCAGCTGGACGGGCTGGCGGACCAAGAACCTCACGGCCGAGCTGAGGGCGGGGACCAACACCGTACGAGCATCCTCCGCCACCGCGTCCGGCGGCCCGAATCTCGACTCGCTCACCGTTGGCGACGACGGCTCCGCCGTCACGGACTGGTCGGTCGCGATGGTCGAGTCCACGATGGCGCGCTACTCCCCGAGCGCCGTCGGAGGCTGGTCCTACCCGGTCGGCCTGTATCTCTACGGCCAGTACCTCGTCTATCAGCGCACCCAGGACGCCCGCTATCTCAACTACATCAAGAGTTATGTCGACCGCTTCGTCGACGGCAGCGGAAATATCGGACAGAGCTTCAACAACCTCGACAGCATGCAGGCCGGCAGGCTGCTGAACATCCTCCACCACGAAACGGGCCAGGCGCGCTACGAAAAAGCGGCACAGAAGATCCGGAACCGCCTGAACAGCTATCCGCGCACCGCGGACGGAGGATTCTGGCATTCGACTTCGGACTCCCGGCGCAGCCAACTGTGGGCCGACGGCGTCTACATGGTGAATCCGTTTCTCGTCGAGTACGGAAAGGAATTCGGCGACTCGACGTACACGGACAACGAGGCGACCAGGCAACTCGCCGTCTACGGCGGACGTCTGCAGGTGGCGAACGGACTGCTGAAGCACGCCTTCGACGAGTCGCGCGACGCGGGCTGGTCCGATCCGAAGACCGGTCTCGCGCCCGAGCACTGGTGCCGTGCGATCGGCTGGTACTCCATGGCGATCGTCAATGTCCTGGACGCCGTACCGGCCGGCCATCCGCGCCGCGCCGAACTCCTACGCCTGCTGCAGAAGCTCGCTGCCGGTCTCGAGAAATACCAGGACCCGGCCACCGGCCGCTGGTTCCAGGTCGTCGACAAGGGCTCGCACAGCGACAACTGGACCGAGACCTCCTGTTCCAGCATGTTCACCTTTGCCCTTTCCCGCTCCGCGCAGCAGGGATATATCGACGCGCACTACGCGCAGGTGGCGCGGCGCGGCTATGAGGGCGTGCTGGCGAAGGTCGAACTCGGCGGCGACGGCCGCACCAATCTCACCGACATTTCCATCGGGACGAATGTCGGGAACTACAGCTACTACATCAAGCGCGACCGCAAGACCAATGACTTCCACGGTCTCGGCGCCTTTCTCATCATGAACGAACAACTCCGGGCGAGGTGA
- a CDS encoding aldo/keto reductase produces MSKVPSISLNNGVAMPQLGFGVWQVPDDEAAKVVGTALEAGYRSIDTAAIYENEEGTGRAVAASGIAREDLFITTKLWNSEQGHDSTLRAFDASLDKLGLDYVDLYLIHWPVPSKGAHVETYKAFEKIYADGRAKAIGVSNFLPEHLERLIGETSIVPAVNQIELHPQLQQAESRAFHAEHGIKTEAWSPLGQGKGLLEVPTVVAIAQKHGRTPAQVVLRWHLQIGTVAIPKSATPSRIRENFDIFGFELDADDLAAFAALDEGKRLGPDPATFDYGA; encoded by the coding sequence GTGAGCAAGGTCCCCTCCATCTCCCTCAACAATGGCGTCGCGATGCCGCAGCTCGGTTTCGGTGTCTGGCAGGTGCCCGACGACGAGGCGGCGAAGGTGGTCGGCACGGCTCTGGAGGCCGGCTACCGCAGCATCGACACCGCGGCCATCTACGAGAACGAAGAGGGCACCGGCCGTGCGGTCGCCGCCTCCGGCATCGCCCGCGAGGACCTCTTCATCACCACGAAGCTCTGGAACAGCGAGCAGGGGCACGACTCGACCCTGCGCGCCTTCGACGCCTCGCTGGACAAGCTCGGCCTCGACTACGTCGACCTGTATCTGATCCACTGGCCGGTGCCGTCCAAGGGTGCCCATGTGGAGACGTACAAGGCCTTCGAGAAGATCTACGCGGACGGCCGCGCCAAGGCCATCGGCGTCTCCAACTTCCTCCCGGAGCACCTCGAGCGCCTCATCGGCGAGACCTCGATCGTCCCGGCCGTGAACCAGATCGAGCTGCACCCCCAGCTGCAGCAGGCCGAGTCGCGCGCCTTCCACGCGGAGCACGGCATCAAGACCGAGGCCTGGTCGCCACTGGGGCAGGGCAAGGGCCTCCTCGAGGTCCCGACGGTCGTCGCGATCGCGCAGAAGCACGGCCGGACGCCGGCCCAGGTGGTGTTGCGCTGGCATCTGCAGATCGGCACTGTCGCGATCCCCAAGTCCGCGACCCCGTCCCGGATCCGGGAGAATTTCGACATCTTCGGCTTCGAGCTGGACGCCGACGATCTGGCGGCGTTCGCGGCGCTGGACGAGGGCAAGCGGCTCGGCCCCGACCCGGCGACGTTCGACTACGGCGCCTGA
- the pqqB gene encoding pyrroloquinoline quinone biosynthesis protein PqqB, translated as MLLQVLGTAAGGGLPQWNCACPGCAGARTHPHRRRRHASLALCADEGRWYLVNATPDIGDQIEDSHALRPGPGPRESPVAGVILTDAELDHTLGIARLREADGFDVLATRPVRDALLGPLRLGEVLAPYTRIEWRELSREAEVLVKGGTVEIDAVPVSAKRPRYAAGTGTDEPTWVVALRLRETSTGRSLLYAPALAGWTDDFQDAVEQADCVILDGTFWDDDEPVRTGISARTATGMGHLPIAGPNGTARRLAGLGARCLYTHLNNTNPLVEPDAPQHALLGEWGLEVAADRMVIEL; from the coding sequence ATGCTGCTGCAGGTGCTCGGCACCGCGGCGGGCGGCGGACTGCCCCAGTGGAACTGTGCGTGTCCCGGCTGCGCCGGGGCACGCACACACCCGCACCGGCGCCGTCGTCACGCCTCACTCGCCCTGTGCGCGGACGAGGGCCGCTGGTATCTCGTCAACGCCACCCCCGACATCGGTGACCAGATCGAGGACAGCCACGCGCTGCGGCCGGGGCCCGGGCCGCGCGAATCCCCCGTGGCCGGAGTGATCCTCACCGACGCCGAACTCGACCACACGCTCGGCATCGCCCGGCTGCGCGAGGCCGACGGCTTCGACGTCCTCGCCACCCGGCCGGTACGGGACGCGCTGCTCGGCCCGCTGCGTCTGGGCGAGGTACTCGCCCCGTACACCCGTATCGAATGGCGCGAGTTGAGCCGCGAAGCGGAAGTGCTCGTCAAGGGCGGCACCGTGGAAATAGATGCCGTACCCGTCTCGGCCAAAAGACCACGCTACGCCGCGGGTACCGGTACCGATGAGCCCACCTGGGTGGTCGCATTACGGCTGCGCGAGACCAGCACCGGCCGCAGCCTGCTCTACGCGCCGGCGCTCGCCGGGTGGACCGACGACTTCCAGGACGCGGTCGAGCAGGCCGACTGCGTCATTCTCGACGGCACCTTCTGGGACGACGACGAGCCGGTACGGACCGGAATCTCGGCCAGGACGGCAACCGGAATGGGGCATCTGCCGATCGCCGGGCCGAACGGCACCGCACGGCGGCTCGCCGGGCTCGGCGCCCGCTGCCTCTATACCCACCTCAACAACACGAACCCCCTCGTGGAGCCGGACGCCCCGCAGCACGCGCTGCTCGGCGAATGGGGACTCGAGGTTGCCGCCGACCGGATGGTGATCGAGCTGTGA
- the pqqD gene encoding pyrroloquinoline quinone biosynthesis peptide chaperone PqqD gives MSETWKPVLSRSVVFRHDRVRGADLLILPERVVVLQGNAGSIVRLCDGARDVDAIVAELAGQHPGAPVADEVPAFLGRLRKEGWLK, from the coding sequence ATGAGCGAAACCTGGAAACCGGTGCTCTCACGGTCGGTCGTCTTCCGGCACGACCGGGTGCGCGGCGCCGATCTGCTCATACTGCCCGAGCGCGTGGTCGTCCTCCAGGGCAACGCCGGATCCATCGTGCGGCTCTGTGACGGTGCGCGCGATGTCGACGCGATCGTCGCGGAACTGGCCGGGCAGCACCCAGGCGCGCCCGTGGCCGACGAAGTGCCCGCGTTTCTCGGGCGGTTGCGCAAGGAGGGCTGGCTGAAGTGA
- a CDS encoding discoidin domain-containing protein produces the protein MTGRLWARLVLVGALLLGALTLPGPASADLQHPRQDFLRSSVGGLFLHWGQRTAPSHNSCSQWETDVTGGGWTPDYWVQEAQKLHTQYLVLATFHSRLGYARPWPSKIPGSCSTKRDFLGELITAAKAKGLKTILYMTDDPQWHNEGGHEWLDSAAYSKYKGKSVDLTGRDGFGEFSYDNFFEVMDRYPELGGFWIDNDNAYWESHNLYAQVYQKRPGYTISNNNEDTTIMDMISNEQKTGMSPSYDYPQAVYTAAPRLTEADFKLPSTGSWWYTGSDPAVDRKLTLGRLITNAGSSVKALMAETAMVNGKLPANQVAFNTFAKGYLDAIGESVHGTEGGGYMYGGLAPGFWNDGAHGVTTVSRTDPDRHYIHVLTPPTSSTLRLRDNGYRVTGVTNLRTGAPIAYSQSGGTLSLTGLGGWDAYDTVLKVTTGGREGIIPASSYTMSAGASVSGHGAAAAADGDYRTYWDSDKTTPVSLSFDLGAAKRVQYLGVNQREDSVSYVRSSTEQSARIRDYRVYVSSDRTNWGSPVKTGTLPSRRGVAVIDIPATSTRHVRLEVVNTHAASSDSARFKRLRIDEAWIGSTYAAGGGTTPTPNRYEAEDATRSAGSTVDSDHTGYTGTGFVNTPNAVGAFVEWTVESATAHTASIAIRHANGSTAGRPMDVAVNGTVVSANRAFNGTGAWTTWADSTLTVPLTAGANSVRVTATTANGAPNLDHLDVEAP, from the coding sequence ATGACCGGACGCCTCTGGGCGCGGCTGGTGCTGGTGGGCGCGCTGCTGCTCGGCGCGCTCACCCTGCCGGGACCCGCCAGCGCCGATCTCCAACACCCGCGCCAGGACTTCCTGCGCTCTTCCGTCGGCGGACTCTTCCTGCACTGGGGCCAGCGGACCGCCCCGTCACACAACAGCTGCAGCCAGTGGGAGACCGATGTCACGGGCGGCGGCTGGACACCTGACTACTGGGTCCAGGAAGCGCAGAAGCTGCACACCCAGTATCTGGTGCTCGCCACCTTCCACAGCCGCCTCGGCTACGCCCGCCCCTGGCCGTCCAAGATCCCCGGAAGCTGCAGCACCAAGCGGGATTTCCTCGGCGAGCTGATCACCGCTGCCAAGGCCAAGGGCCTCAAGACGATCCTGTACATGACCGACGACCCGCAGTGGCACAACGAGGGCGGCCATGAGTGGCTCGACTCGGCGGCGTACTCGAAATACAAGGGCAAGTCCGTCGATCTGACCGGCCGGGACGGCTTCGGGGAGTTCAGCTACGACAACTTCTTCGAGGTCATGGACCGCTATCCCGAGCTCGGCGGCTTCTGGATCGACAACGACAACGCGTACTGGGAGAGCCACAACCTCTACGCGCAGGTGTACCAGAAACGCCCGGGCTACACGATCAGCAACAACAACGAAGACACGACGATCATGGACATGATCAGCAATGAGCAGAAGACCGGGATGAGCCCGTCCTACGACTACCCGCAGGCCGTCTACACCGCGGCGCCACGGCTCACCGAGGCCGACTTCAAGCTCCCCTCCACCGGCTCCTGGTGGTACACCGGCTCCGATCCGGCGGTCGACCGCAAACTCACTCTCGGCCGGCTCATCACCAACGCCGGATCGTCGGTGAAGGCGCTGATGGCCGAGACCGCCATGGTCAACGGCAAACTCCCCGCCAACCAGGTCGCGTTCAACACCTTCGCCAAGGGCTATCTCGACGCCATCGGTGAATCGGTGCACGGCACCGAGGGCGGCGGGTACATGTACGGCGGCCTCGCGCCCGGGTTCTGGAACGACGGCGCGCACGGCGTCACCACCGTCAGCAGGACCGACCCCGACAGGCATTACATCCATGTCCTGACCCCGCCGACCTCCTCGACCCTGCGGCTGCGGGACAACGGCTACCGGGTGACCGGGGTGACCAACCTCCGTACCGGCGCGCCCATCGCGTACAGCCAGAGCGGCGGCACGCTCAGCCTCACCGGGCTCGGCGGCTGGGACGCGTACGACACCGTCCTCAAGGTCACCACCGGCGGCCGCGAAGGGATCATCCCCGCCTCCTCGTACACGATGAGCGCGGGCGCATCGGTGAGTGGGCACGGCGCCGCAGCCGCGGCGGACGGCGACTACCGCACCTACTGGGACAGCGACAAGACCACCCCCGTCTCGCTGAGCTTCGACCTCGGCGCGGCGAAGCGGGTGCAGTACCTCGGCGTCAACCAGCGTGAGGACTCGGTGAGTTACGTACGCTCCAGCACCGAACAGTCCGCGCGGATCAGGGACTACCGGGTGTATGTCAGCAGCGACCGCACCAACTGGGGGAGCCCGGTGAAGACCGGAACCCTGCCCAGCCGGCGCGGCGTCGCCGTCATCGACATTCCCGCGACATCCACCCGCCATGTCCGGCTCGAAGTCGTCAACACCCATGCGGCATCGAGCGATTCGGCTCGCTTCAAGCGGCTGCGGATCGACGAGGCATGGATCGGAAGTACTTACGCCGCCGGTGGCGGCACCACTCCGACCCCGAACCGCTACGAGGCCGAGGACGCGACCCGCTCCGCGGGCTCGACGGTCGACTCGGATCACACCGGCTACACCGGAACCGGCTTCGTCAACACACCCAACGCGGTCGGCGCCTTTGTGGAGTGGACGGTCGAATCGGCGACGGCACACACCGCGTCGATCGCGATCCGCCACGCCAACGGCTCCACCGCGGGACGCCCGATGGACGTCGCCGTGAACGGCACGGTCGTCTCCGCGAACCGGGCCTTCAACGGCACGGGCGCCTGGACCACCTGGGCCGATTCGACCCTCACCGTCCCGCTGACCGCCGGAGCCAACTCCGTACGCGTCACCGCCACCACCGCGAACGGCGCACCCAACCTCGACCACCTCGATGTGGAGGCGCCATGA
- a CDS encoding Tat pathway signal sequence domain protein, whose amino-acid sequence MTASRRAVLGAALGAAAAAGLPATEASAASWQLRWSPSASSDKLKAFETIEDDRADSHPAGAPHIFAEGDNFRFNMHTVDRDTSTDRQRHEVTGLRNGSSFLQWKSGQTWRVTYSMYIPGTLRATTSFTHIMQMKQPGTGSSPIVVQSLRRVNGVQTIELKVIEGDVLVGRTNLEPLHNKWTDVDFQIKIGNGSSGSVRWILRSGGATVIDKSTSGVDTFLADRVRPKWGIYRSLGDSSGSLQNCHMLLTNMRGYQLV is encoded by the coding sequence ATGACCGCATCCCGAAGAGCGGTACTGGGCGCGGCACTCGGCGCTGCCGCGGCCGCGGGACTGCCCGCGACAGAGGCGAGCGCCGCAAGCTGGCAGCTGCGCTGGTCGCCTTCCGCGAGCAGCGACAAGCTCAAGGCCTTCGAGACGATCGAGGACGACCGGGCGGACTCCCATCCGGCCGGCGCGCCGCACATCTTCGCCGAGGGCGACAACTTCCGGTTCAACATGCACACGGTGGACCGGGACACCAGCACCGACCGGCAGCGCCACGAGGTGACCGGCCTCCGCAACGGCAGCTCCTTCCTCCAGTGGAAGTCCGGCCAGACCTGGCGGGTCACGTACTCGATGTACATCCCGGGCACGCTGAGGGCGACCACCAGCTTTACGCACATCATGCAGATGAAGCAGCCCGGCACGGGCTCCTCGCCGATCGTGGTGCAGTCGCTGCGCCGCGTGAACGGTGTGCAGACCATCGAGCTCAAGGTCATCGAGGGCGATGTCCTGGTCGGCCGTACGAACCTCGAGCCACTGCACAACAAGTGGACCGACGTCGACTTCCAGATCAAGATCGGCAACGGCTCGTCCGGCTCCGTCCGCTGGATCCTCAGGAGCGGCGGCGCCACGGTTATCGACAAGTCGACGTCCGGCGTCGACACCTTCCTGGCGGACCGGGTGCGCCCCAAGTGGGGCATCTACCGCTCCCTGGGCGACAGTTCGGGCTCACTGCAGAACTGCCACATGCTCCTCACCAATATGCGCGGCTACCAGCTCGTCTGA
- the pqqA gene encoding pyrroloquinoline quinone precursor peptide PqqA: MKDTKETSEETVDWQTPEFVVVETALEVTAYALTDR, translated from the coding sequence ATGAAGGACACCAAGGAAACATCGGAGGAGACGGTCGACTGGCAGACTCCCGAGTTCGTGGTCGTCGAGACCGCGCTCGAAGTCACCGCCTACGCCCTCACCGACCGGTAG
- a CDS encoding glycosyl hydrolase family 28 protein, translating into MKSLRRTAATALLGFAVALGIAQPPAGAQPETPQPAVAAAPAPAAAEFDVRDYGAVGNGSTNDTSAINKAITAANTAGGGVVRFPPGTYESKNTIRMKSNVTLQLDAGSTISGNAADTYDPPESNQWDDYQDYGHSHFHNAMIYGDNLTNIGFTGSGVIDGDGALITGNPKSGEADKIISLTRCKNLTLSGITLREGGHFAALLNHCDNVVSDRLTIDTAMDRDGWNVISTTNVEITNAQIEANDDALAFKSDYALGAKLNNGHVTVTDSYLSAGCCNALMFGSETCGDFTDYNFERITIKGSDKSGLGLVSMDGAKISDVHYKDITMTDVRSPILQKVGTRRRCGNNPGVGSISNVTYTNIRATGTTPSFSPTLWGESGSGRIHDITFSDVDITVPGGSGTMSAEPPSNDPKDYNPKAIGTRPAYGWYIRNADNIRFTDSEVRFASNDGRPAVIANSSTGIRFDRFTAQRGSSSPSDLLFQTVNGYCVVGGANTGGGALRVSQTGSSQNCDGGGPAPTARYEAENATYSAGSSVDSDHTGYSGTGFVNTPNAAGPYVEWTVNATTAGTTDLALAYANGTTTARPMDISVNGVTVAAASPFSGTGAWTTWRTLTLPVALKAGTNTVRATATSANGAPNIDYLDGPA; encoded by the coding sequence ATGAAGAGCTTACGGAGAACCGCCGCCACCGCCTTACTGGGCTTCGCGGTCGCCCTGGGTATCGCCCAGCCACCGGCGGGAGCCCAACCCGAAACGCCGCAGCCCGCGGTCGCGGCGGCACCCGCACCCGCCGCGGCCGAGTTCGACGTCCGTGACTACGGCGCGGTCGGCAACGGCTCCACCAACGACACGTCGGCCATCAACAAGGCCATCACCGCCGCCAACACGGCAGGTGGCGGAGTCGTCCGATTCCCCCCGGGGACGTACGAGTCGAAGAACACCATCAGGATGAAGAGCAATGTCACCCTGCAGCTGGACGCCGGGTCGACGATCAGCGGCAACGCCGCCGACACCTATGACCCGCCCGAGTCCAACCAGTGGGACGACTACCAGGACTACGGCCACAGCCACTTCCACAACGCCATGATCTACGGCGACAACCTCACCAACATCGGCTTCACCGGCTCCGGCGTCATCGACGGCGACGGCGCGCTGATCACCGGCAACCCGAAGTCCGGCGAAGCCGACAAGATCATCTCGCTGACCCGTTGCAAGAACCTCACCCTCAGCGGGATCACGCTGCGCGAAGGCGGCCACTTCGCGGCGCTCCTCAACCACTGCGACAACGTCGTCTCCGACCGCCTCACCATCGACACGGCGATGGACCGCGACGGCTGGAACGTCATCTCCACCACCAACGTCGAGATCACCAATGCCCAAATCGAGGCCAACGACGACGCGCTCGCCTTCAAGAGCGACTACGCGCTCGGCGCCAAGCTCAACAACGGGCATGTCACCGTCACCGACTCCTATCTTTCCGCCGGCTGCTGCAACGCGCTGATGTTCGGCTCCGAGACCTGCGGCGACTTCACCGACTACAACTTCGAGCGGATCACCATCAAGGGGTCCGACAAGTCCGGCCTCGGCCTGGTCTCCATGGACGGCGCGAAGATATCCGACGTCCACTACAAGGACATCACCATGACCGATGTCCGCTCGCCGATCCTGCAGAAGGTCGGTACGAGAAGACGGTGCGGGAACAACCCCGGCGTCGGCTCCATCAGCAACGTCACGTACACGAACATCAGGGCGACAGGCACCACGCCGTCCTTCTCGCCGACCCTGTGGGGCGAGTCCGGCAGCGGCCGTATCCACGACATCACCTTCAGCGACGTCGACATCACCGTGCCCGGCGGCAGCGGCACCATGTCCGCCGAGCCGCCGAGCAACGACCCGAAGGACTACAACCCCAAGGCCATCGGTACCCGCCCGGCCTACGGCTGGTACATCCGTAACGCCGACAACATCCGCTTCACCGACAGCGAGGTGCGGTTCGCCTCCAACGACGGCCGTCCCGCCGTCATCGCCAACAGCAGCACCGGCATCCGCTTCGACCGCTTCACCGCCCAGCGCGGCAGCAGCAGCCCATCCGACCTGCTGTTCCAGACGGTCAACGGCTACTGCGTCGTGGGCGGCGCCAACACCGGCGGCGGTGCGCTGCGCGTGAGCCAGACCGGCTCCAGCCAGAACTGCGACGGCGGCGGCCCCGCGCCCACCGCCCGCTACGAGGCCGAGAACGCCACGTACTCCGCGGGGTCGAGTGTCGACTCCGACCACACCGGCTACAGCGGCACAGGCTTCGTCAACACACCCAACGCGGCAGGCCCATATGTGGAGTGGACGGTGAACGCCACCACGGCGGGCACCACCGATCTCGCCCTCGCCTACGCCAACGGCACCACCACCGCCCGCCCGATGGACATCTCCGTCAACGGCGTCACCGTCGCGGCCGCATCGCCCTTCTCAGGCACCGGCGCCTGGACCACCTGGCGCACTCTCACCCTGCCCGTCGCGCTCAAGGCGGGCACCAACACCGTCCGCGCCACCGCCACCAGCGCCAACGGCGCACCCAACATCGACTATCTGGACGGCCCGGCATGA
- the pqqC gene encoding pyrroloquinoline-quinone synthase PqqC: protein MRAVPAERYHDRHPFNVRMHEGALTPDELRRWILNRFHYQRHIPVKDALILAKFDDSALRRSWLRRIQDHDGTVEGEGGIERWLRLGEAAGIDRARLVSGAEVLPGVRLAVDGYVNFCRLRPPLEAVAASLTELAAPGIMSTRIAAFERHYRWIEADGLIYFRNRIGQGSRDSAEALELVLAWAGTRQEQEAAVAALAFKCEVLWSLLDAVEHAGDRA from the coding sequence CTGCGCGCCGTACCCGCCGAGCGCTACCACGACCGCCACCCTTTCAACGTGCGCATGCACGAAGGCGCGCTCACCCCGGACGAGTTGCGGCGCTGGATCCTCAACCGCTTCCACTACCAGCGCCACATCCCCGTCAAGGACGCCCTGATCCTCGCCAAGTTCGACGACTCCGCGCTGCGGCGCTCCTGGCTGCGCCGGATTCAGGACCACGACGGGACGGTGGAGGGCGAGGGCGGCATCGAGCGCTGGCTGCGGCTGGGCGAGGCCGCCGGGATCGACCGGGCGCGGCTGGTGTCGGGCGCGGAAGTACTTCCGGGCGTACGGCTCGCGGTCGACGGATACGTCAACTTCTGCCGGCTGCGCCCGCCGCTCGAAGCCGTCGCCGCCTCGCTGACCGAACTCGCCGCGCCCGGCATCATGAGCACCCGTATCGCGGCCTTCGAACGCCACTACCGGTGGATCGAGGCCGACGGACTGATCTACTTCCGCAACCGCATCGGGCAGGGCAGCCGCGACAGTGCGGAAGCCCTCGAGCTGGTCCTCGCATGGGCCGGGACGCGGCAGGAGCAGGAGGCGGCCGTGGCCGCGCTCGCCTTCAAGTGCGAGGTCCTCTGGTCGCTGCTGGACGCCGTGGAACACGCGGGGGACCGGGCATGA
- the pqqE gene encoding pyrroloquinoline quinone biosynthesis protein PqqE has protein sequence MLAELSHGCPLHCAYCSNPVELVSRSEELTAVQWAEVFRQAADLGVVQSHLSGGEPLLRRDLTEIVAAADGAGIHTQLVTSGVGLHEKRLAALTAAGLRSVQLSVQHADPVASELIAGARSFAAKERAARLVREADLPLGLNVVLHRANLAALDDLVELGLAWGAERIELANTQFYGWALRNRDALLPDREQIAAARESVERWRTRLAGRMDLIWVVPDYVDGTAKPCMGGWGAVSLTVQPDGTVYPCPAAAALPDLDAPNVKDHPLERIWRESKTFNIYRGEEWMQDPCRSCELRTKDFGGCRCQAYALTGYATRTDPACHLSPDHAFVRDLVDRPRIPGAVDAPTYTYRKEGP, from the coding sequence CTGCTCGCCGAGCTCAGCCATGGCTGCCCGCTGCACTGCGCCTACTGCTCAAACCCCGTCGAACTGGTCAGTCGGTCAGAGGAGTTGACCGCGGTTCAGTGGGCCGAGGTGTTCCGGCAGGCCGCTGACCTGGGCGTCGTCCAGAGCCATCTCTCGGGAGGCGAACCGCTGCTGCGCCGCGATCTCACCGAGATCGTCGCCGCGGCCGACGGCGCGGGCATCCATACACAGCTGGTCACCAGCGGCGTCGGGCTGCACGAGAAGCGGCTGGCGGCCCTGACGGCGGCCGGGCTCCGCAGCGTGCAGCTCTCCGTCCAGCACGCCGACCCGGTCGCCTCGGAACTCATCGCGGGAGCCCGGTCCTTCGCGGCGAAGGAGCGCGCCGCCCGGCTCGTACGGGAGGCGGACCTGCCGCTCGGCCTCAACGTCGTACTCCACCGGGCCAACCTCGCGGCCCTCGACGACCTCGTCGAACTCGGGCTGGCCTGGGGCGCGGAGCGGATCGAGCTGGCCAACACCCAGTTCTACGGATGGGCCCTGCGCAACCGTGACGCCCTGCTGCCGGACCGCGAACAGATCGCCGCGGCCCGCGAGTCCGTCGAGCGGTGGCGCACACGGCTGGCCGGCCGGATGGACCTGATCTGGGTCGTGCCGGACTACGTCGACGGTACGGCCAAGCCCTGCATGGGCGGCTGGGGAGCGGTCTCACTCACCGTTCAGCCGGACGGCACGGTCTATCCGTGCCCGGCTGCCGCCGCACTGCCCGATCTGGACGCGCCCAACGTCAAGGACCACCCCCTGGAGCGGATCTGGCGCGAATCCAAGACCTTCAACATCTATCGCGGTGAGGAGTGGATGCAGGACCCGTGCCGCAGCTGCGAGCTGCGCACCAAGGACTTCGGCGGCTGCCGCTGCCAGGCGTACGCCCTCACCGGCTACGCCACCCGCACCGATCCGGCCTGCCATCTCTCGCCCGATCACGCGTTCGTACGCGACCTCGTCGACCGTCCGCGCATCCCCGGCGCCGTCGACGCCCCCACGTACACCTACCGCAAGGAAGGACCATGA